The DNA region ATTGCTTAACCAATGCCAAAAAACCGAATTAGAAAACCGAagccgaaccgaaccaaacttcaaaacaccgtaccgaaccgaactaattcggtgcggtgttcggtttccactttaaaaaaattgaaaccgaaaTACCGAATCGAACTTTGAAAAAACCGAATGCCCACCCCTAGGAATATATGTAAAGGATTATAATAAGTTTAGAACCAAACATAAGGGACTATTTCGATCCTTCTCTCTCATAGATGGCAATTTTCTGCAGCATTGGTGGGCAATGAACATAATAGGGTTaatgaaaaacattttttttgcacggattgcccttcttttggggtggtctttaaattttgcccctcatatttgtggtctttaaattttgcccttcgcttggatacctgaggttctgggttcgaacccccgctcaggcataaaataaaaaataatttcgcaagactgggctggggggagtgtatgccggatccggcataaagtccttaaggaaaaactaaagttatgccggagggggcataacttttcctcaaggcatagtttagttatgccttatggggaaaaacttttccttaaggaacaatgccttatggggcagacttttaattaaggcataactaaaagtatgccccataagacagaactttttcttaaggtatagactttgccttataaggcaaacttttagttatgccttaaggaaaaattccgccttatgtggcctataaaagtttgtccattaaaagtatacccccaccggcataaacttgtgaaggagttatcaaagttatgccggacccggcatacttatgccaagtctgcccataaggcataagtatgccaggtccggcataagtttggtaattccttaacaagtttatgccggtgggggcatacttttaatgggcaaacttttatgccggacccggcataaacttgtgaggaattaccaaagttatgccggacccgacatacttatgccaagtctgcccataaggcataagtatgccaggtccggcataactttggtaattccttcacaagtgtatgccgatgggggcatagcgaaatttaaactctgccttgcgatttttttaaaaaaattttgactgtgtgggggttcgaacctggaacccatggggtttagcccaaggacaaaatttaaagatttcaaatatgaggggcaaaatttaaagaccaccccaaaagaagggcaattctgcgaattgcccaatgAAAAATGCATGATAAAACCCGGGTTTTGTAATAACAAGGAAAAGTTGATAAAAAAAATGACTTTACTTTGAGCTTAAACTCAAAATTATTCCTATTTTTTTgacatggagcactaatagtccATATTGTTTGCCAAATTGATGGACTTTTGATCCTACTCCAAATAAACCTTTAGTTTTTAACGGACATAACACCATGATTTCATCTCCAAAGATAATAAGAGACCATTCATTACTTCTCTTCTTGTTTCTTCCCCCAAAAAAAAGGCCTTTAACTGAGATAAACGTTATGCAATTGCTACCAACAAAGTCCAAtatttaatttttgataaaattaataaattaataaaacaAAAGTACTGATAGAAATTCACCAAATCCTTATGCCACATATGCAAGGGATAACTTAACCATTTGTGGGTTTGCTTTATTAGTGTCTACTGCTGAAGATGGTATGAGGCGTTGGAATACTAAGGCAGTGAGTGATGGATGGAATGAAAGTGTTAAAGAAATTCTGAAAATTTCAATTATTGCTTTCCAAGTGAATTaagattcacaatttgtctttgGTCCTCTTTATCCTTGAATCCAAACAAGGAGCAAATTGATTAATCAATTTGGGAGAACTAAACATTATCAAATTCGTGAATCATTAGAAATAGATTCTTAAGTGGCTAAGAAGAGTAACAACTGTTGTTTCTCATTCTTTTTCCACTAATTCTGCATTACTTCCTCATAGGTAGACACTTAACATGTAAAATACACACCACAACAAGAAAGTGAAACTTGGAAACAGATTAATGTTGTTTGCCTATAATCAGTTTCCATTCAGCAGTGCGTTACTTGACTGATGTTTATTATCAAGTTAGCACATTTCTAACAAACTAATTTGGGGAAAGAAAATGTGCCCTAGCAAGAACATATTCTTTTCCAGCAATCCAGACACCAGTTTTCGACCATTGGATGTCCTCCCATTCCAGATTGTCCTGCAGAACCTGCCAAATAACGTAAGATCAGAAATAATCAGAAAAAAGCAGGTGCGCAGTGCAGAAGGCGGACTTTTACATTAGGGGATGTATACTGAAATTGGGAGAAAGTCAATGCAGCTTTTCACAGTATATCTCTTCATTGTCCATTTCAAAGCACTCTAATGTTTCCTGCGCTTATTGCTTTTGAAGACACTGCCTCTTACCATTTGGAGAGCTCAAGAGACCAGAGCGCCACCCCCCCCTCCCTCCCACAAAACAAGCAGAAAAATTGATAAATGTAACTCGTGAGTTATGTGCATATTGCACCCAAAGGTGTGACCTCGTGATCAATGAAGTGGATTAAGAACCATGAGATTTCATGTTCAAATCTCAGCGGAGGCAAAAACACTAGGTGTCTTACCATCTATccaagccttggtggacagagttacgtGGTACTTGTTGCTGGTGGAAGGTAGCAGGTatccgtggaattagtcgaggtgcgcgtaAGCTGGCCCAGGCACCACGcttacaaataaaaataaaaagagttaTGCACATATTCTTCTCGTCTCAATGTGTTATCTACATTAGTATATATAGGCAGAAACCTAGGAAAATAAATATTTAGGAAAAGAACCATCTAGTCATGCTGTCTTAGAGCAAGCACAAATGACACCTGAATAGCAGCTTCATGGAAAATTATCTTAACCCTCATATTCTCTATTAGACAAGTTCTTCCAAATCAGTCCCTCAAAGAGTGTTGAAACTTGGGTGTAATTTGAGGAAGTTTTGACTCTCAAATGTTATGAATGCAAAGGATAGTAAGATCAGGAACATTTCAATAGTGTTTATACAAGCGGTGAAGGAAAACATTGGGAAGAATAcaaaaggtttataacaaaaaaaGGGATATATCTTATTTTTGAAATTTGCGCTACACAACTTAAAAGTCATAGTAAACCAGTGCACATAACCTACTGGAACTTTGATCCACTACTACATGACTCTTACCTAATACATTACTGCATGGAAATTGGAAAGATAACAAGGATAAATACCTCGACATGTTGAAGGGGCAAAGGAATCCCAATTGATAGCATTAGCTCCTGGGGTAAAGGCCTTTTACAGCAGGACCACTTAAACACGTCAACGATGATACTTTCACTATCCACCACATTTTTTCCCCCATTTGCCACATGAGGTTTGTCACCATCCATCTCAGGCGTCTGTGATGCTGAAGTAGCCTTTACCAATTTTTCTCCATTAAAAAAAGCTCATACCTTGAATTAATTAACCAGTCAGTCGGTAAAGGAAAATGGAGCTTACGAACAAAATGTAAAAAATGGACGTAAGGTCATCTAAGACTTGGCAGCATAGTTAGCTAAGGTCATCAAAATCTCTCAAAGAATACGAACATAAATCAATTAACTACTAGGCTCATCAAAAGATTCAATTTGGCTCCCCCGATCTACACTCAAACCAAAGAAGCAAAagtagaagaaagaaagaaagagaatatCTCCGAGTCACATCTGCCCCTTTTTCCTTGGTCCTTATTTTTATCTTCTCGGGCCCCTGGCCGCAAAAGCACAGAGAAATTCAGGAGCACTTTCGTCTCAGCTCTATTTTTCCGCAAAAATGAGTCATCAAATGCATCAGTATGCCATAATTTATAGTGAAAGACAAAGAGTGAGCATCCAAACAACTCTTCACAGGCAATTTATAGCTTAGCTTGAGATCGCACCAAACAAAAAAGGCTCAGTTTGTACCTCCGAGAACGGGTCTCCAGATACAAAACTTCTCCCTTCTTCAGACGCGAAGATGTGAAAAGCGGCTTTGTCAGACCCTTGTCAGCAACAACACTGATGCTGTATTTCATCCCGGTAAGGAAcgttcaacagtaagtaaatgtgAACCTTAAAACCCACAAAAGTTAAGGTAAGAGCTTCGGGCATAGGAAAAGATTATTCTCTTACTTCTCCTACTTCCTTTGAAAATATAGATCAATCAATGACTTCGTAACTGAATTTAGATCTACCAACACAAGGAAACAGCGATCCAAGTAAAATTCTAGCGTTAATACCAAGGCCTTAGTATTAGAAAAGTCCTTAGGTACCGAGAACAGATCAAAACCATGTGCATATCCAGCTTAAGAAGACTGAATGATACTTCAACATGTCATCGTTACTGCTTCAAAATAACACTTCTAGTCCTACACTCTATTCAACAATTTTAGGAAGAGCAGTGGGAATTCAGAATAAGGATGAAGATTGCAGGCAAACCCTTCCTGAATCTGCTTAAATATCATGGAACAAATTGAAGAGAACTTTTGGAGCGTCTAGGTTAAGAAACATCATAGTGAAAACTAAAGTCTTCCCAGACAGCGACAATAAGTTGAAAGTACCATTGTCCAACAATTTTGTGCCAAATTCGATAAAAACAGTAAGAAACAGATTTTAGTCGAGAACTAAACTCTCCAAGAAATATAAAATAACATACCAAGGCTCGTTGCAAAGGTTGAACTGAATTATTACTTCACATACAAATCGCTGTTGTCATAATGCATTCCACGAGAAAGAGAACCAACAAGTTAAGATTCAGTAGATTGGAAAATAAAAGCACCATAACATCAATTTAAAAACAAAAAGCTAATTCCAAGTGTTGCAGTTATTAAAGTGAGGTAGCTTAACAAAAAGATACAAGCACAAGATTGACAACTGTAAAGAAGATACACCATCAGATCCATTGCGGGTAGGTATTTTAATCAGGGCAAGCACAAAATAAGAGAGGGAGGAGAATTACTttctctaaaattatttttatgcatgCATGCAGCAAGCGTAATGAGTTCTCTATTACCATTCCCGTCAAATCTTCTAAATACGAATCACATATTACTGACTTCAAGAAGATTATATAGGACATTTGAAGATGACTTATTTTTCAATTTCAGTTCCGAGATTCCATGCCATTCACACAAAATGATGAAGAAGGAATCTACTAGATTTCCAAGGGATATATGATGGAAATTTTCAGGTTTTATTATTAGCATTTTGCTAATACTTTCTCCCTATAAGTTGAGGTAGAAGCTTGTTCACCTAATTGTAGGCTTGTAGCATTTTATTTAGTGCAaattttctcctttttcatttGTTTGTATGGACTGTCTTCACTAGATCCTAGTAACCCACCACATGTTCCATTGAGAAAGGTCTATGAAAAGCGCTTGTGGAAAAGGCATAATTCAGCAATAATCACCACTAGATATGCTATATATAGAAAACAAaagtttacaacaacaacaacccacaagtggggtctgggaagggtaggaTGTACCCAGACTTTACCcatacctttgtggggtagagataCTATTTTCGATAGAGCCTCGGCTTAACAGAAGTGTAACTATAGCATGATATAAAGGAAAATACGGCAGCAAAATAGCAAGATAAACCGAGCAAATGAAGCAACAGGTAGTAGTGAAAATTTGAAGAATGAGATACTACGCAAAATACTAACTAATACTACTAAATAAGGAAAAGATGAGAAGAGGAGATTGACCCCCTGTCTCTCCCTCATAAAGTAAGACAATGCTCGGCTACCAACTACCCTTATACCTTTATCGTCGACCCCAAACCTTCATATCTCAAGTTATGTCCTTAGTAAGCTAAAGatgtgtcatgtcctgtctaatcacctccccccaggtagaaaagaaaaatttagtgttaaaaaaaagtggtCAAATAAGGAGGACTACTTCCTAGTAGATCGAACCCAAAGCAGCATTAATTTGAAGAGTTTTGAGGCACTAGAGGGGGAGAGGGAGGAAAGAATTTGCATCAGTTTTTAGAAATTTTGTGAATGTCTAATGCAgaatagaattgaactaagtaGGGCATTATCGAAGCTGCAGCTCTGGTGGTCATCGTGCGCTCCACAGCCACAGGAGCTAGAGTGGGCTCCGAAGTTAAGGAATATGAAAGACAAGGTTCAAGGTCAGTGGTTCCACCTCCTTTCTGAAGGGAAAGAAACACCACAAAAATTCTCAGTGGTGAAAATACCCAAAAAGAGATAATTAGACATATAAAATCAGAGaccaaaagcaaaaaaaaagtTGCAATGGAGGATGCATATGCAAGTCCATCACTGACAACTGATACAATCATCTGCACATAAAACCTAAAGGACAGGCATTCAATAATAGAGAAGGTAAACTGTTTAGACAAGAAACTAGAAAGACTACAGGATGCGCACCTCCACAACATGGCACCGCTCAACTTGGTAGCTGTAACCAATTGCAGCCCCCCAGGCACGTGACCGAACAGTATTTTTCAGTGTTGATATGTAGCCTTCAAAAAATTTCCAAAGGAAAATGATATCATAAAAGCAATGGATCAAGCTTTAATACAAAAAATAAGTTCTACCAGTGACATCGAACAGATTTAAGCTTTTATTCATCAAAGAAATGGCATATTCTAAACAAGTCatagtttttctttttctttttctccttgaaTACAAAAAATAAGTTCTACTAATGAGAAAAAGTTATGAGGTGAAAGACAAGATGGCAGAATACATCAATAAAACTGCTGGCCAGCTGCATCCTAAATCTACAAAGGTATTTCACTGAATAAGACCGTTGCTTTCGCAATATATATGAAAGAAAACTACCTTCTTCCCAAACATAATCAACAAAAAGGAAACTGTCTAGGAAAAGTCTACCATTGGCGCCATCCAGAGGCACCAAGATAGTGCACATTtgcactaattttttttttttgataatcgtGTCGTCCGAGCCAGCTTGCGCACACCTCGACTATTTTTCACGGATACCTgtcacctcccaccagcaacagcTACCAGGTAACTCCATCCTCAAAGACTAGGACAGAccggaagaaatcacctagtgtttttgtctctGTTGGGATTTGAATCCGAGACCTCATGGTTAATTTTTATTCTTATCATAATCAGGTAAAGTTCTCATTCAAGTGCATATTTCAGGACATTTAGCATCTTCAATGTTAAGGGCTAACTATTAATATAGGGACTGGAAAATTAGTGCCAATATggtcaaaatatttccttatagaAAAGAAAATCCCAAAGTAGAAAGTCAGATCTATTTTTATGATAAATCCCACCCCAGAACGACAGATCTATTAAATGTTACCACATGACTAATTCGTACATATTTTGACACCATCTAGCTGTGTTACAGTGTTAGTAATGAAATATTATCCAATTCGAAAACTATAATAATAGTCCCCACATGTCAGAGTACCTTTTTTAAATTGAGTTTGATATAGGTTCATAGGAGCAAGGTGTTTACAAAGTGCTTCAGCTAGATTGATAGCCGGCTTTTAATAATATGATTatatgctttcacaatataagtgTCAAAAATAGGAAGTTAGGTAATAATTGGATAAGAATATCAATCAAAATTATTGGACCATTAAAAGAAGGTAAATTTTGTGACAAAAAAGAACGAACTTATGCAACAGCATAAATAAAATTATGCTCCATTATCCAGCAATTAGCACTTTAGCATCACCGAAGCAAGATTCAGTTCTAATAGACTTACAATCTTGTGGAGGCAGCACTCAGATTGTAGCACGTAACTCCTGAATGGTTGGCAGAAGAGGAGAAGCAGCAGTACGACAGTACCCTCTATGCATAAGAACTGGATAAGAGTGAAAGATGTTAGCAACCCATATTGTGTCTATTCAAGTACAGAAAATAATTAGGTCTAGTGAAGCAAAACCAAAAGGTTTCCTAAgattgcaacaacaacaacaacatatccagtgaaatctcacaatatgGGATCTGGGGGCGTAAAGCGTATGCAGactttacccctaccttggaaggtagagaggttgtttccgaaagattctcggctcaagagaaagcatgacaAAAAAATGGTCAGATAAGGACAAACAATTTACAGCAGTATAGTCTGAAACAAATAGTAGTAGAAATCAAAGGACAAAAACTATAGAGCAAAACTGTGACTATTGGTACGAAAAGATAAGcgggactacctactagccttctaccctaatctgagtcctccataacatcctatctaaggtcatgtcctcattAAGATGGAACACACCTCTCGCCAATACTTCTTCGGACTACCTCTACATCTCTTGAAACCGTCCATTCCCACTgaggcatctgtgtctctcctcttcacatgtccaaatcatCTCAGCCACGCTTTCTGCATCTTGTCCTCAACCGAGGCCACTCCTACCTTGTCCTGGATATCTCCATTCCTAATTCTATCTCTCTTAGTGTGCCCAGGTTTCAAAGGATTGCCTGAATGTAAAAAAGATATAACGATGGTCATTCATAGAAAATAACCAGATTAATTTTTCCCCTCTTTCTCAAGACAAAAACAGAACATGGTAGAACAACCATCAATATGGAGAACGGAATTATGGAGCGATTCCATTTAGAAGATTTTTTGGACTCTTGCCTTTTCTTTCACATCAAATGAATATAAAATTGATTGACCGATCAATGTTCTCGGACTTTTTGAAAACATGGAGGGTTGACCAGCAAACTTTGCAAGATTTCCATCATCTTGGAGAACGGTAAAACCACTATGACTTGGCAAAACAGTTAATCAAGTAGCAGTATGTTTTCCAGTGCAGATTATCCTAAGAGCAAGTCAAAAGGAACTCTTCTTGTTCCAATCCTCTCCAGCCCTTCATACTCTAAGAAATATTCCTCGTTACTACACTTTCTTTTTCATCCTGCGCTTCAACCCTTTATCCATAGACTTCCATTCCAGGTTTCGTTCGATCTGCACAGCACGCTGCTCCACAGTAGTTCTCCCTTCTCACTGCAGTAGTCTGCATCTAACACATTATACGCATCCTACTATATGATTCAACAAAGTACCGCAATAAGTAGCTTATTATTGTATCCATGCGTTGTGTGATTCCCATGAATATCTTAAGATTGTGATACGTATCTACAACTCACATATAATACGTGAAATTCATGTGATTCAAATGTTCTAATGTCAGATCACATCAGGTCCTCAGATCCAGCTGGTGGTGAGGTTAATATTGATGTTCAAGATGGATACAAAGTGTATCCCAGGGGTTTTTAAGAGTTTTATTGATCCAGCACTAAGCCTGTGCTGTAAAAGGATATTCATAGAGCTATAACCGAAAGTGTGGCCCTTTCTGGCCTTGTAGGATATCAATGAGATCTAACGAGAATTCTGCATCATTGACAAATTCCTATTTACACTAAAAAGAAAACGGAAGTATACAGTTTAGCTTGATCTTCTGAATGGAGCTGGCTAGGTCCTCCAAGCATGTCAAATTGCTTTCAATCCGCACTGTCCACCATATTCCAGTTTATATGTGTAAGTGTGTATATTTAGTACCTTGTTAAGATGGCACTTCTATCAATTCTTGATATTTATTTACAGGAAATGGTCACTGGTCAATTATTCACAAGCATATTGGTTCTATAGGTTTTCTTGACTATTTTTAACATTCCTTAACTATTATTGTATCTTACGACACGACTCATGATTCAAAAAATTGCCCATTTGTTACGCGATATGTATCTTGATTTCACAACTATTCTTCACACCACTATCAGAACACACCCAAAGGTTTGAACACCATCAGATAGCACTATGGTGGCATACTTCCATTAAAGGATTTGGAAGAAACGTTGGAAGCTATAGAGATCAAGAAGATGTTTATCGTGGAAGAAGAGCCCAAGAATGAACCGAAGAATTATGGCGAAGAGTGGGATAAGTGCTACATATTATTTTATGGTCCAAGTCCAAGAGGAGGAGGATTGAGCCCACAAGGAACCCAAagcattttttttgcgcggattgcccttcaaaggcactggtctttaatttttgcccctcaaattgctggtctttaatttttgcctttcgcctaataccccgacaTTTGAGGTTTGAACCCCGGCTTagtcaataaaaaataaattcgcaagacagagtttcgtagcaaaattaggcctattcggacaaaagttaggccttaaggcaaaattcaagctgagtaaaaaaaaaaatttttttttttgccttaatgCAAACCTTTAACTTAACGtagcaaaacttttccttaaggtaaagtttgccttatgcctgaaggcaaaactttgccttaagtagagtttgcagtcaaactctgcctgataAGGAGAGTTTGCattcaaactctacctgatcaggtAGATTTTGAGGTAAACTCTGCCTTATGGTAAAGTTTGAAACTCTGTCTGATAAGGCAGagttaaggtagagtttgctgtcaaactctgtcttgcgattttttttttaaatttttttgactgagcgggggttcgaacccggaacctaatAATTTTAtgcgaaggccaaaaattaaagatcagcaatttgaggggcaaaaattaaagactaccccgAATAAAGGCAATCGTGCAAATGGCCCAACCCAAAGGGGGCTGAAATCAAGCCCACATGGAGCCAGAGGGGGCTGCAAATCAAGCCTAAAATAGGCTGAAAGTCATGCCCAAACATGCTCAAAAGTGGCGTTTGTTTTGGTGCAAATTTGGAACTTTTCTTCTGTACTTTTTGTTAGGTAGTTTTTTGAAGAAGTGTGATATTCCTTTTACATGCTTTGCTATTTAAAGGTTTCCTAGTTTACAGTTTCCCAGTTTGGTTTTACTACTTATTATTTCCATAAAAGTAGGATTCGAATTCCATACTTATTGGCAGAGGGTTGCACGAATTTTCCCCTATACATAGGGGTGGATTTTGTTTTATTTAATAAGATTATTATTAATACAATTTGAGAGTTTTGTCTTCTTTACACCTTTAGTTGTTGGTTACGTGGGAACGGTTATTCTAGAAGGTAGGATAATGTTTTGCTTGATATCTACGGTTCTTACTCAATTAATTAAAGAAGGTAATTAGTCTTATACCCATAATTGTCTTTAATTATTCAATTAGGGGTATAGATCACTTATTCTAAGTTCTTGAATTGAATCTGCTAGTaatcaactgtcacgacccaaaccgatgagtcgtgaatattactgaacatcaagggcccataaatgacttaaactgatctcataaataggtgacatcatgaactttgaacaatctgtatatacataaacatgctgaaagaacagtgcaagccagctaggctgctacatatactgtacacaaaagaatagaagccgacaaggctacatcatctaactaatacatacaactgcctacagacctctactagaataaaagcagtagaaaggacgggacagggccctgtcatacccatatacatatacatctcaaaagggcagcataccaaaactgactgcagctccggatcaagtggagcgcactgaccactgctggatagaagtcctactaaacTGGACCACCTGCCGGTCTatctgatcctgcgggcatgaacgcagcccc from Lycium barbarum isolate Lr01 chromosome 10, ASM1917538v2, whole genome shotgun sequence includes:
- the LOC132614580 gene encoding uncharacterized protein LOC132614580 isoform X2, with the translated sequence MCTILVPLDGANGRLFLDSFLFVDYVWEEGYISTLKNTVRSRAWGAAIGYSYQVERCHVVERFVCEVIIQFNLCNEPCISVVADKGLTKPLFTSSRLKKGEVLYLETRSRRYELFLMEKNW
- the LOC132614580 gene encoding uncharacterized protein LOC132614580 isoform X1; the protein is MDGDKPHVANGGKNVVDSESIIVDVFKWSCCKRPLPQELMLSIGIPLPLQHVERGAWASLRAPRLIPRIPATFHQQQVPRNSVHQGLDRWFCRTIWNGRTSNGRKLVSGLLEKNMFLLGHIFFPQISLLEMC